In Oncorhynchus nerka isolate Pitt River linkage group LG21, Oner_Uvic_2.0, whole genome shotgun sequence, the following are encoded in one genomic region:
- the lg21h17orf67 gene encoding uncharacterized protein C17orf67 homolog, protein MKKFVAFSLCLVLLIIYTADANPIIKESYAKQLLRTKRQKPGHPDEPMREHLLHMQVLDQRAQETNLEHWLNPHCYPRCDRNYGHPV, encoded by the exons ATGAAGAAGTTTGTGGCATTTTCCCTCTGTCTGGTCCTCTTGATCATCTACACAGCAG ATGCAAACCCAATCATCAAGGAGAGCTATGCTAAGCAACTTCTGCGGACCAAGAGGCAGAAGCCCGGCCACCCCGATGAGCCAATGAGG GAGCACTTGCTCCACATGCAGGTTCTGGATCAGAGGGCCCAGGAGACCAACCTGGAACACTGGCTGAACCCCCACTGCTACCCCCGCTGTGACAGGAACTACGGACACCCTGTTTAA
- the LOC115103558 gene encoding chromobox protein homolog 8-like has protein sequence MELSAVGERVFAAESIIKRRIRRGRMEYLVKWKGWSPKFSTWEPEENILDSRLFVAFEERERERELFGPKKRGPKPKTFLLKAQAKAKAKLYEFRSDAVRGIRVTYPTPEPVITPRAREGLRAVVPTIFPPSTVNRGESVRVRPPEPVREHRQPVLQRPPGPDGFVIVPKKRGPKPKLRFKDNPFNAPPAALSPPKRRAEEQVTYGPLKLAKLGLSGGEERGSEMRGIKLAHRHQEELGGYPHKQIRPVASGSTQQHCGPDRGMLHSHRIGSDSQACRTKECSSNYLSPPQLKHLSKKNVHQPSEELPQRGKPSLIAKIPVSRILGQTDEVTWKPCLNNVEKVLVTDVTTNFLTVTIRESSTDQGFFKDKR, from the exons ATGGAGCTGTCTGCAGTTGGGGAACGGGTTTTCGCAGCCGAATCTATCATCAAACGGCGAATAAGGAGA GGTCGAATGGAATACCTTGTGAAATGGAAGGGCTGGTCACCGAA ATTTAGCACTTGGGAACCGGAGGAAAATATATTGGACTCCCGCCTCTTCGTCGCATTCGAAGAGAG GGAGCGCGAAAGGGAACTATTTGGGCCCAAAAAGAGAGGCCCGAAACCGAAGACATTTCTGCTCAAG GCACAAGCTAAAGCTAAAGCCAAACTGTACGAGTTCAGGAGCGATGCGGTCCGGGGGATACGCGTCACCTACCCGACCCCAGAGCCTGTCATCACCCCCAGAGCACGAGAGGGGCTGAGGGCCGTGGTCCCCACCATCTTCCCACCCAGCACCGTCAACAGGGGCGAGAGTGTGCGGGTCAGGCCCCCAGAACCGGTCCGAGAGCACCGTCAACCAGTCCTCCAGAGGCCCCCAGGCCCCGATGGCTTTGTGATTGTCCCCAAGAAGAGAGGGCCCAAACCCAAGCTGCGATTTAAGGACAATCCCTTCAACGCTCCTCCCGCCGCCCTGTCGCCCCCcaagaggagggcagaggagcagGTGACATACGGCCCACTCAAATTGGCCAAGTTGGGCCTGTCCGGTGGTGAAGAGAGGGGGTCTGAGATGAGGGGGATTAAACTAGCCCACAGGCACCAGGAGGAGCTGGGTGGTTATCCCCACAAGCAAATTAGGCCTGTGGCTAGTGGGAGCACACAGCAGCACTGCGGCCCAGACAGGGGCATGTTGCACTCACACAGAATAGGCTCAGACTCCCAGGCCTGCAGGACTAAAGAGTGCTCCTCAAACTACTTATCCCCTCCCCAACTAAAGCACCTATCCAAAAAGAATGTGCATCAACCCAGCGAAGAGCTGCCACAGAGGGGGAAGCCTTCACTCATCGCCAAAATCCCTGTGTCGCGGATCCTGGGCCAAACGGATGAGGTGACTTGGAAGCCTTGCTTGAACAACGTGGAGAAGGTTCTGGTGACTGATGTGACCACAAACTTTTTGACAGTGACTATCAGGGAGAGTAGCACAGATCAAGGATTTTTCAAAGATAAAAGATGA
- the LOC115103824 gene encoding E3 SUMO-protein ligase CBX4, which translates to MELPAAGEHVFAVESIEKKRNRKGRMEYLVKWRGWSPKYNTWEPEENILDPRLLDAFQNRERYEQLMGYRKRGPKPKHLMGQVPSFARRSSVLSGLQETTLDEDNRQQVDPIQTVRSQTQQYQLNSKKHHQYQPLLAKEREAEQQANGKKKLYYQLNSKKHHHYQPDPKMYDSTQCMKPREATKAPELPTNHSWNLPPALQQKWVRDKDSGCLSKVKDITMELKKLPAHLNGPSGESEQSKATAKEDSPLLEADGVSDSKLKIVKNKNKNGRIVIVMSKYMENGMQAARIKNGDVETLGEPQPDNDDDAAENQLEKMRLVQKLGLTNGFAKDCNKGSNRSNVFKCPADKVDSPKMGLSATEQNKHFNVRGQKEATEDQPLQLTDKPNLAPWPIEMGVHRTQPGKGSSPALKRHLSEADKGEDRGGCKQFLNSRSISIPCTVSSPPQSNSTDQNGHHRHNGQLDYDFLESNQDEPMDLSCVRSRREAPVPTETQVAPSAEEEKTAEQTEPPLAITTEHTVEEEPFPSFKPFLGNIVITDITTNCLTVTFKEYVTV; encoded by the exons ATGGAGCTACCCGCCGCGGGAGAGCACGTCTTTGCGGTGGAGAGCATCGAGAAGAAGCGGAATCGAAAG GGGAGGATGGAATACCTAGTCAAGTGGCGAGGATGGTCTCCAAA ATATAACACGTGGGAACCAGAAGAAAACATTCTCGACCCGCGGCTGCTTGACGCTTTCCAGAACAG GGAGAGATACGAGCAGCTTATGGGATATCGCAAAAGAGGGCCAAAGCCAAAGCACCTGATGGGCCAG GTCCCGTCCTTTGCCCGGAGATCCAGCGTCCTCTCAGGCCTTCAGGAGACCACCCTGGACGAGGACAACCGGCAGCAAGTGGACCCCATCCAGACAGTGCGCTCGCAGACCCAGCAGTACCAGCTGAACAGCAAGAAGCACCACCAGTACCAGCCCCTGCTGGCCAAGGAGAGGGAGGCCGAGCAGCAGGCCAACGGAAAGAAGAAGCTCTACTACCAGCTCAACAGCAAGAAACATCACCACTACCAGCCTGACCCCAAGATGTACGACAGCACCCAGTGCATGAAGCCAAGGGAGGCCACCAAAGCTCCGGAACTGCCCACCAACCACAGCTGGAACCTGCCTCCCGCGCTGCAGCAGAAGTGGGTCCGGGACAAGGACTCTGGCTGCCTGAGCAAAGTCAAGGATATCACCATGGAGCTAAAGAAGCTTCCGGCTCACCTCAACGGCCCCAGTGGCGAATCGGAGCAGAGCAAGGCCACGGCCAAAGAGGACTCACCGCTGCTGGAGGCCGACGGTGTCAGCGACAGCAAGCTGAAGATCGTCAAGAACAAAAACAAGAACGGACGCATCGTCATTGTCATGAGCAAGTACATGGAGAACGGCATGCAGGCGGCGAGGATTAAAAATGGAGATGTGGAAACCCTTGGCGAGCCGCAGCCGGACAATGATGATGATGCAGCAGAAAATCAACTTGAAAAGATGAGGCTCGTCCAGAAACTGGGTCTCACCAACGGATTCGCGAAAGATTGCAACAAAGGGTCTAACAGATCTAACGTATTTAAGTGTCCTGCTGACAAGGTCGACTCGCCCAAAATGGGGCTTAGTGCGACAGAGCAGAATAAACATTTCAATGTCAGGGGTCAGAAGGAGGCTACAGAGGATCAGCCCCTGCAGCTGACCGACAAACCTAACCTTGCCCCTTGGCCCATTGAGATGGGGGTTCATAGGACTCAGCCAGGAAAGGGCTCTTCTCCAGCCCTCAAACGTCACCTTTCGGAGGCAGACAAGGGCGAGGACCGGGGTGGCTGTAAACAGTTTCTAAACTCCCGGAGTATCAGTATACCCTGCACTGTGTCCTCACCTCCTCAAAGCAACTCCACGGACCAAAATGGCCACCATAGACACAATGGCCAGCTGGACTACGACTTCCTGGAGTCTAACCAGGACGAGCCCATGGACCTCAGCTGTGTGAGGTCCAGACGGGAGGCTCCAGTTCCCACAGAGACACAGGTGGCTCCTTCTGCCGAGGAAGAGAAGACTGCCGAACAGACAGAACCGCCATTGGCTATCACAACAGAACATACTGTGGAGGAGGAGCCTTTTCCTTCATTCAAGCCTTTCCTTGGGAATATAGTCATCACGGATATTACAACAAACTGTCTCACGGTGACATTTAAGGAATACGTTACAGTGTAA